One window of Leopardus geoffroyi isolate Oge1 chromosome B3, O.geoffroyi_Oge1_pat1.0, whole genome shotgun sequence genomic DNA carries:
- the IDH2 gene encoding isocitrate dehydrogenase [NADP], mitochondrial isoform X1: protein MAGYLRVVRSLCRASGSGPAWAPAAPTGPNLQEQPRRHYADKRIKVAKPVVEMDGDEMTRIIWQFIKEKLILPHVDVQLKYFDLGLPNRDQTNDQVTVDSALATQKYSVAVKCATITPDEARVEEFKLKKMWKSPNGTIRNILGGTVFREPIICKNIPRLVPGWTKPITIGRHAHGDQYKATDFVVDRAGTFKIVFSPKDGSGAKEWEVFNFPAGGVGMGMYNTDESISGFAHSCFQYAIQKKWPLYMSTKNTILKAYDGRFKDIFQEIFDKHYKTDFDKSKIWYEHRLIDDMVAQVLKSSGGFVWACKNYDGDVQSDILAQGFGSLGLMTSVLVCPDGKTIEAEAAHGTVTRHYREHQKGRPTSTNPIASIFAWTRGLEHRGKLDGNQDLIRFAQTLEKVCVQTVESGAMTKDLAGCIHGLSNVKLNEHFLNTSDFLDTIKNNLDKALGQ from the exons ATGCCGACAAGAGGATCAAGGTGGCGAAGCCGGTGGTGGAGATGGACGGCGATGAGATGACCCGGATCATCTGGCAGTTCATCAAGGAGAAG CTCATCCTGCCGCACGTGGATGTCCAGCTCAAGTATTTCGACCTGGGGCTCCCAAACCGTGACCAGACCAACGACCAGGTCACCGTAGACTCCGCGCTGGCCACCCAGAAGTACAGTGTGGCTGTGAAGTGCGCCACCATCACCCCCGATGAGGCCCGTGTGGAAG AATTCAAGCTGAAGAAGATGTGGAAGAGTCCCAATGGCACCATCCGAAACATCCTTGGGGGGACCGTCTTCCGGGAACCCATCATCTGCAAAAACATCCCACGCCTCGTCCCCGGCTGGACCAAGCCCATCACCATTGGCAGGCACGCCCATGGCGACCAG TACAAGGCCACAGACTTTGTGGTCGACCGGGCCGGCACGTTCAAGATCGTCTTCTCCCCGAAGGATGGCAGTGGCGCTAAGGAGTGGGAAGTGTTCAATTTCCCTGCCGGCGGCGTGGGGATGGGCATGTACAACACGGATGAG TCCATCTCGGGTTTTGCGCACAGCTGCTTCCAGTACGCCATCCAGAAGAAGTGGCCGCTGTACATGAGCACCAAGAACACCATCCTGAAAGCCTACGACGGGCGCTTCAAGGACATCTTCCAGGAAATCTTTGACAA GCACTATAAGACCGACTTCGACAAGAGTAAGATCTGGTACGAGCACCGGCTCATTGATGACATGGTGGCTCAGGTCCTCAAGTCTTCAGGCGGCTTCGTGTGGGCCTGCAAGAACTATGATGGAGACGTGCAGTCGGACATCCTGGCCCAGG GCTTTGGCTCCCTCGGCCTGATGACGTCTGTGCTGGTCTGCCCAGATGGGAAGACCATCGAGGCTGAGGCCGCTCATGGGACGGTCACCCGCCATTATAGGGAGCACCAGAAG ggccggCCTACCAGCACCAACCCCATCGCCAGCATCTTTGCCTGGACGCGTGGCCTGGAGCACCGGGGGAAGCTGGATGGGAACCAGGACCTCATCAG GTTTGCACAGACCCTGGAGAAGGTGTGTGTCCAGACGGTGGAGAGCGGAGCCATGACCAAGGACCTGGCGGGCTGCATCCATGGCCTCAGCAA CGTGAAGCTGAACGAGCACTTCCTGAACACCTCGGACTTCCTGGACACCATCAAGAACAACCTGGACAAGGCCCTGGGCCAGtag
- the IDH2 gene encoding isocitrate dehydrogenase [NADP], mitochondrial isoform X2: MWKSPNGTIRNILGGTVFREPIICKNIPRLVPGWTKPITIGRHAHGDQYKATDFVVDRAGTFKIVFSPKDGSGAKEWEVFNFPAGGVGMGMYNTDESISGFAHSCFQYAIQKKWPLYMSTKNTILKAYDGRFKDIFQEIFDKHYKTDFDKSKIWYEHRLIDDMVAQVLKSSGGFVWACKNYDGDVQSDILAQGFGSLGLMTSVLVCPDGKTIEAEAAHGTVTRHYREHQKGRPTSTNPIASIFAWTRGLEHRGKLDGNQDLIRFAQTLEKVCVQTVESGAMTKDLAGCIHGLSNVKLNEHFLNTSDFLDTIKNNLDKALGQ; encoded by the exons ATGTGGAAGAGTCCCAATGGCACCATCCGAAACATCCTTGGGGGGACCGTCTTCCGGGAACCCATCATCTGCAAAAACATCCCACGCCTCGTCCCCGGCTGGACCAAGCCCATCACCATTGGCAGGCACGCCCATGGCGACCAG TACAAGGCCACAGACTTTGTGGTCGACCGGGCCGGCACGTTCAAGATCGTCTTCTCCCCGAAGGATGGCAGTGGCGCTAAGGAGTGGGAAGTGTTCAATTTCCCTGCCGGCGGCGTGGGGATGGGCATGTACAACACGGATGAG TCCATCTCGGGTTTTGCGCACAGCTGCTTCCAGTACGCCATCCAGAAGAAGTGGCCGCTGTACATGAGCACCAAGAACACCATCCTGAAAGCCTACGACGGGCGCTTCAAGGACATCTTCCAGGAAATCTTTGACAA GCACTATAAGACCGACTTCGACAAGAGTAAGATCTGGTACGAGCACCGGCTCATTGATGACATGGTGGCTCAGGTCCTCAAGTCTTCAGGCGGCTTCGTGTGGGCCTGCAAGAACTATGATGGAGACGTGCAGTCGGACATCCTGGCCCAGG GCTTTGGCTCCCTCGGCCTGATGACGTCTGTGCTGGTCTGCCCAGATGGGAAGACCATCGAGGCTGAGGCCGCTCATGGGACGGTCACCCGCCATTATAGGGAGCACCAGAAG ggccggCCTACCAGCACCAACCCCATCGCCAGCATCTTTGCCTGGACGCGTGGCCTGGAGCACCGGGGGAAGCTGGATGGGAACCAGGACCTCATCAG GTTTGCACAGACCCTGGAGAAGGTGTGTGTCCAGACGGTGGAGAGCGGAGCCATGACCAAGGACCTGGCGGGCTGCATCCATGGCCTCAGCAA CGTGAAGCTGAACGAGCACTTCCTGAACACCTCGGACTTCCTGGACACCATCAAGAACAACCTGGACAAGGCCCTGGGCCAGtag